A window from Mesorhizobium sp. WSM2240 encodes these proteins:
- a CDS encoding peptide ABC transporter substrate-binding protein, producing the protein MTESSKPRMSYSRRDALRMLAVGGAAGLLAPNVLGKPAFAQTPSASPTGRVVVGFSQEPTVFNPLMPHTECDDAVHFSVFDALVRMDPKGVLQPNLVVEVPSQENGGISEDGLLWRIRLRDDVRWHDGQPFTADDVKFTLELITNPKFRAWRTAGHSLVRDIKVVSPTELTWRMEEAFAPYLSFLAETFMVPKHILEKEADPNAAAFNQAPVGTGAFKWAQRIAGDHIELVANTDYAGEGPYLERLVFKYIPDMTVLYTQFKSGDIDLVDQAFITADNYAEASKLPDRVVMLERGASVESIYLNLEKPQFKDPAVRQALYAAIDRNAILEGLYYGVHSPTETFMPQNSYYYNPNLPAQEFNIERARQILDEAGWVPGSDGIRVKDGVRLSFANSTTSGNHLREQTQQFLQQTFAEIGVEMTISNLPAAVMWGDFWLKSQFESAISGVTNVIAGDPDVTNRLHTKAIVAKGGKGSNTGQYSNPEVDALLDKGTRTFDREERRAIYLRVQEIVRQDLPFLPLFAYANVFGRKEGLEGFEANSNTRVASWHAAGWHWKD; encoded by the coding sequence ATGACCGAATCTTCCAAACCAAGAATGAGCTACTCGCGTCGCGATGCTCTTCGGATGCTAGCAGTAGGCGGAGCTGCGGGCCTCCTCGCACCGAACGTGCTGGGCAAGCCCGCCTTCGCCCAGACCCCGTCGGCGAGCCCGACCGGCCGCGTCGTTGTCGGATTTTCGCAGGAACCCACCGTCTTCAATCCATTGATGCCGCATACCGAGTGCGACGACGCTGTGCATTTCTCGGTGTTTGATGCACTCGTTCGAATGGATCCCAAGGGCGTTCTTCAGCCCAATCTTGTGGTCGAAGTGCCGAGCCAGGAGAACGGCGGCATCTCGGAGGATGGACTTTTGTGGCGCATCCGCCTGCGTGATGATGTTCGCTGGCACGATGGCCAACCCTTCACGGCCGACGACGTGAAGTTCACGCTTGAGCTCATCACCAATCCGAAATTCCGCGCGTGGCGCACGGCGGGCCATTCGCTGGTCCGCGATATCAAGGTGGTCTCTCCAACCGAGCTCACTTGGCGGATGGAGGAGGCTTTCGCCCCTTACCTGTCGTTTCTCGCCGAAACCTTCATGGTGCCCAAGCACATCCTCGAAAAAGAGGCCGACCCCAACGCCGCCGCCTTCAATCAGGCGCCTGTCGGCACTGGCGCATTCAAGTGGGCGCAGCGCATCGCCGGCGATCACATCGAACTCGTCGCGAACACGGACTATGCCGGGGAGGGTCCCTATTTGGAGCGGCTCGTCTTCAAATACATCCCCGACATGACAGTGCTCTACACGCAGTTCAAGAGCGGTGACATTGATCTTGTCGACCAGGCATTCATAACCGCCGACAACTATGCGGAAGCCAGCAAACTACCGGATCGCGTGGTCATGTTGGAGCGCGGAGCATCGGTCGAGTCGATCTATCTCAATCTTGAGAAGCCGCAATTCAAGGACCCTGCGGTTCGCCAGGCGCTCTACGCCGCAATAGATAGGAACGCGATCCTCGAAGGACTTTATTACGGGGTCCACAGCCCCACCGAGACCTTCATGCCGCAGAATTCCTACTACTACAATCCGAACCTGCCGGCGCAGGAGTTCAACATCGAGCGCGCGCGCCAGATCCTCGACGAGGCCGGATGGGTACCCGGATCCGATGGAATACGCGTGAAGGACGGGGTGCGTCTGTCGTTCGCAAACTCCACCACCTCCGGCAACCACCTGCGCGAGCAGACGCAGCAGTTCCTGCAGCAGACATTCGCCGAGATCGGAGTGGAGATGACCATTTCGAACCTGCCTGCCGCCGTCATGTGGGGCGATTTCTGGCTCAAATCGCAGTTCGAGTCAGCCATCTCCGGTGTAACCAATGTCATCGCGGGCGACCCCGACGTTACCAACCGCCTGCACACAAAAGCGATCGTCGCGAAGGGCGGAAAGGGCTCAAACACAGGCCAATACTCCAACCCGGAGGTTGATGCGCTGCTCGACAAGGGCACCCGCACCTTCGATCGGGAAGAGCGGCGCGCCATCTATCTGCGCGTTCAGGAAATTGTTCGTCAGGATCTGCCGTTCCTGCCTCTCTTTGCCTACGCCAATGTGTTCGGCCGCAAGGAAGGGCTGGAGGGTTTCGAGGCAAATTCCAACACCCGCGTCGCATCCTGGCATGCCGCCGGATGGCATTGGAAGGACTGA
- a CDS encoding ABC transporter permease, with protein MTALAANAGQSRWWRSRTVRRFTSHHLALLGLAMITLLTLACVFGPYLLPYDSLYIDLRARFSPPLTGHHYLGTDPLGRDLAARLLMAGRISLAVAFFAMLLSTLIGTLVGVIAGYRGGWIGAALMRTVDGFLSFPSIFLLLALAAALKPSPAMVTVIIAVTSWMEVARIVEAEVRSLREREFVLAGRMLGLSGTHIMFREILPNAIGPIIVAATLTVAHAILLEAYISFLGYGIQPPLASWGNMLEGAQQYLASAPWLAIIPGAAITIAVTSFNFIGDGLRDALDVRDDRV; from the coding sequence ATGACCGCTCTCGCCGCAAATGCAGGACAAAGCCGCTGGTGGCGCAGCCGCACGGTGCGCCGTTTCACCAGCCATCATCTGGCGCTGCTGGGGCTGGCGATGATCACCCTTCTCACGCTGGCATGCGTCTTCGGCCCCTATCTTCTGCCCTATGATTCGCTCTACATCGATTTGCGCGCCCGGTTTTCCCCACCGCTGACCGGCCACCATTATCTGGGGACAGACCCGCTGGGGCGCGATCTGGCAGCGAGATTGCTCATGGCGGGAAGGATCTCGCTGGCGGTGGCCTTCTTCGCCATGTTGCTGTCGACGCTGATCGGAACGCTCGTCGGCGTAATCGCGGGCTATCGCGGCGGCTGGATCGGCGCGGCGCTGATGCGCACGGTCGACGGTTTTCTGTCGTTCCCGTCGATCTTCCTGCTGCTGGCCTTGGCCGCGGCGCTGAAGCCGAGCCCGGCCATGGTCACCGTCATCATCGCCGTCACCAGCTGGATGGAAGTGGCCCGAATCGTCGAGGCCGAGGTCCGCTCACTGCGCGAGCGCGAGTTCGTTCTGGCCGGGCGCATGCTGGGACTGAGCGGGACGCATATCATGTTCCGCGAGATACTTCCCAACGCCATTGGCCCAATCATCGTCGCCGCTACTCTAACGGTCGCTCACGCCATCCTGCTGGAGGCCTACATCAGCTTTCTTGGATATGGGATTCAGCCGCCACTGGCCAGCTGGGGCAACATGCTTGAGGGGGCCCAGCAATATCTGGCGAGCGCGCCCTGGCTGGCGATCATCCCCGGCGCCGCCATCACTATCGCCGTAACCAGCTTCAACTTTATCGGTGACGGACTACGCGACGCGCTCGATGTTCGAGATGACCGTGTCTGA
- a CDS encoding ABC transporter ATP-binding protein, giving the protein MVASIQPVAAHNVALSVRDLTVTLPQGMERTHAVENVSFDLMRGQILCIIGESGSGKSVTANAIMGLLPRVIRVTSGAIHLDGTNIIGLPPEKLRSLRGRVVSMIFQDPLSALNPLMTVGAQIDEIMAAHCIGSPKSRRNRALELLTEVGLPDPELMYHQYPFRLSGGQRQRVMIAMALALEPTILIADEPTTALDVTTQAQILALIRDIQRRKGMSVMFITHDFGVVAEIADSVVVMEKGRIIEQGSARQVLKSPSHPYTKRLIAAVPRLTGEDRVPLAPADNEPILKVEGLVKTYRSGSALFGSQRIVPAVNEVSFDLAPGRTLGVVGESGSGKSSLGRLLIKLLDSDGGGILFEGRDIARLSEAEFRQLRPRVQMIFQDPFASLNPRSTIGHILTVGPVAHGTPYARAREEAKAMLAHVGLDAGAFGRYPHEFSGGQRQRIGIARALMFKPKLLIADEAVSALDVSIQAQILQLLDQIQRETGVSMIFITHDLRVASQICDEIAVMQKGRIVERGPPSQIFLDPQSAYTRELVAAIPGEQPGAVRPAAANG; this is encoded by the coding sequence ATGGTCGCAAGCATCCAACCAGTAGCCGCCCACAATGTGGCGCTTTCGGTGCGCGACCTCACGGTCACCTTGCCGCAAGGCATGGAACGGACCCATGCGGTCGAGAACGTCTCCTTCGATCTGATGCGCGGCCAGATCCTGTGCATCATTGGCGAATCCGGATCGGGAAAATCCGTTACGGCCAATGCGATCATGGGGCTTCTGCCCAGGGTGATCCGCGTCACCTCGGGCGCCATCCATCTGGATGGCACGAACATCATAGGTTTGCCGCCCGAAAAGCTGCGCAGCTTGCGCGGCCGAGTGGTCTCGATGATCTTTCAGGACCCACTCTCGGCTCTGAACCCGCTGATGACCGTGGGCGCGCAGATCGACGAGATCATGGCGGCGCATTGCATCGGCTCCCCGAAGTCCCGGCGCAACCGCGCTCTCGAGTTGCTGACCGAGGTGGGGCTGCCTGACCCAGAACTCATGTACCACCAGTATCCGTTCCGGCTCTCGGGCGGTCAGCGCCAGCGGGTGATGATCGCCATGGCGCTGGCGCTCGAGCCGACCATCCTGATCGCGGATGAGCCCACGACCGCGCTCGACGTGACCACCCAGGCGCAAATCCTGGCGCTGATCCGCGATATCCAGCGCCGCAAGGGAATGAGCGTCATGTTCATTACCCACGACTTCGGGGTGGTGGCGGAGATCGCAGATAGCGTCGTGGTGATGGAGAAGGGCCGCATTATCGAGCAGGGCAGCGCCCGGCAGGTCCTGAAGTCCCCCAGCCATCCCTATACAAAACGCCTCATCGCTGCCGTCCCGCGCCTGACCGGCGAGGACCGCGTTCCTCTGGCGCCGGCCGACAATGAGCCGATCCTGAAGGTCGAGGGCCTGGTGAAAACCTACCGCAGCGGCAGTGCGCTGTTCGGTTCACAGCGGATCGTCCCGGCGGTGAACGAGGTATCGTTCGATCTGGCGCCGGGGCGCACGCTGGGCGTTGTCGGCGAAAGCGGTTCGGGCAAATCGTCGCTTGGCCGGCTTTTGATCAAGCTGCTGGACAGCGACGGCGGTGGGATTCTATTCGAGGGCCGCGACATCGCCAGGCTATCCGAAGCCGAGTTCCGCCAGCTGCGGCCGCGGGTCCAGATGATCTTCCAGGATCCCTTCGCCTCGCTCAACCCGCGCTCGACGATCGGCCACATCCTGACCGTTGGCCCAGTCGCGCACGGGACGCCCTATGCCCGGGCGCGTGAGGAGGCGAAAGCCATGTTGGCTCATGTCGGGCTCGATGCCGGCGCCTTCGGCCGCTATCCGCACGAATTTTCCGGTGGGCAGCGCCAGCGCATCGGCATCGCCCGCGCGCTGATGTTCAAGCCGAAGCTGCTGATCGCCGACGAGGCGGTCTCGGCGCTCGACGTGTCGATCCAGGCCCAGATCCTGCAGCTTCTGGACCAGATCCAGCGAGAGACCGGCGTATCGATGATCTTCATCACCCACGATCTGCGCGTCGCCAGCCAGATCTGCGACGAAATCGCGGTGATGCAGAAAGGGCGGATCGTTGAACGCGGACCACCCTCGCAAATCTTCCTCGACCCGCAATCGGCCTACACCCGGGAACTGGTGGCGGCGATTCCGGGAGAGCAGCCGGGAGCCGTCCGGCCGGCTGCGGCGAACGGGTGA
- a CDS encoding ABC transporter permease has translation MRGFLLNRLSQSLILLLIVSVIGFVVLNLLPGGPLAQFGLDPGMTQDDLDRLKEQLGLNRPLWMQYLDWIWRLLQGDWGNSFRDGAPVLSVIGRHLFATLLLMGTSTAIAIAIGTWIGIRGATHRYSLFDHLATVGAMVALSIPTFWFGLVGIYIFSLKLGWVPAGNMYTIGDGSVLNYLHHLILPSVVLSLVHVAIWSRYMRTATLDAISQDFVKTARAKGLSERRVIMKHVVGNALLPMITLAGVQLPSILTGALVTETVFTWPGMGRLFLDSLGYSDYPVVMGLLMFSAILVVLGNLIADIAVAIVDPRIRLG, from the coding sequence ATGCGCGGCTTCCTGCTCAACCGGCTCTCGCAGAGCCTCATCCTGCTCCTGATCGTGTCGGTCATCGGGTTCGTTGTCCTGAACCTGCTACCGGGGGGACCACTGGCGCAATTCGGGCTCGATCCCGGCATGACGCAGGACGATCTCGATCGCCTGAAAGAGCAACTAGGGCTCAATCGACCGCTGTGGATGCAATATCTCGACTGGATCTGGCGGCTTCTCCAGGGCGACTGGGGCAACTCCTTCCGCGATGGCGCGCCGGTGCTATCAGTTATCGGCCGGCATCTCTTCGCCACGTTGCTGCTGATGGGGACTTCCACCGCGATTGCCATCGCCATCGGCACCTGGATCGGCATCCGTGGCGCCACGCACCGCTATTCGCTGTTCGACCATTTGGCGACGGTCGGTGCCATGGTCGCGCTGTCGATCCCGACGTTCTGGTTCGGGCTCGTCGGCATCTACATCTTCTCGCTCAAGCTCGGCTGGGTGCCCGCGGGCAACATGTACACCATCGGAGACGGTTCGGTGCTGAACTATCTGCATCACCTGATCCTGCCGAGCGTCGTGCTGTCGCTGGTGCATGTGGCGATCTGGAGCCGCTACATGCGCACCGCCACCCTCGACGCCATCAGCCAGGATTTTGTCAAGACTGCCCGCGCCAAGGGTTTGAGCGAGCGCCGAGTCATAATGAAGCACGTTGTTGGCAATGCACTGTTGCCGATGATCACGCTGGCAGGGGTGCAACTTCCCAGCATTCTGACCGGCGCGCTGGTGACGGAGACAGTGTTTACCTGGCCGGGCATGGGGCGGCTGTTCCTCGATAGCCTCGGCTACAGCGACTACCCGGTCGTGATGGGACTGCTGATGTTCTCGGCCATTCTCGTCGTTCTGGGCAACCTGATCGCAGATATCGCGGTGGCCATCGTCGACCCCCGCATTCGTCTGGGTTGA